GTATTCCCGGATGGACACTAACTATATTATCGGCTTCTTGAGGGAATAACTTTATACCCTATCATTTTGTAAAATATAACCGAATGTATTTTCTTGCAAATGAACGCCTCAGTTGCATGAAATATCCGGGTTAATCGTCATTTTTTACTTCAGCCACTCACTGAACGTGTCGGATTTTCGCAGGAGCCAATAACGAATAAAGGCGTTCAGGCAAAGCATCGCCCGCTTGGCCGTGAGAAAGGTGGGAATGCCGCCGGAATCGAGAGTTTTGCCAAGTTTGTTATAGACGGCGTCGGCACCGGAGACCACGTTGACGGATACGGCAGTGGGCTTTTTATATTTGTGAACGATGTTGACGATGCGAGCGGCGATATTGTTCTTATGCCGATCGATTTCGGCGTCGGTCGTGTGGATCAGGGCGCTGTGGGGAACAATGGAGACAAACAGGGCGTCCACGGAATCGGACTTGAGGACGATTTCCATGCATTTTGCAAAGGTCTTGTCGTCCGCCATGGGGGTTAAATCCAGCAGCGGATCGGCCTTGGCCATGGGCGGCAGGATCTTTTGCAGGGCCCGAACGGTTTTGGCATCAAACGAGGCTATTTCCAGCTCTCCAAGATTATCGGCCGCATATGTTATTTCATAGCCGGCATTGGCAATCACGGCTACCCGGTTGCCGGTTACCGCAAAATCGTTTAACAGTGCAAACGTTTTAATAAAATCGCCATGGTCGATCATGCTGTCGGCGACAATCAGGCCGGCCTGTTTCATGGCCGCCTTGGCCACGGCATATTCTCCGGCAATGCTGGCGGTGTGCGATTCGGTCGCCTTGCGCCCGGCCGCCGTCCGACCGGCCTTATAGACAACGATCGGTTTCTTGCTCTGGCCGGCGATATTGAAAAATTTCCGTCCGGCATATTTGTTAAACCCTTCAATGTAACATCCGATAACATCCACCATGGGGTCGTTTAAAAAAAAGTTGACCAGATCACAAGGGTCGACATCGAGCTGGTTGCCGTAACTGACGATCACCTTCGGAGAAATGGCATGTTGCAGGTTTTCGATCTCAACGATTCCCAGGGCACCGCTCTGGCTGAGAATGGCCACGTTGTTGTTTTTTCCCAATTTGACGGCAAACTTTTCCTGCGGGGTAAAAAAGGTGTTGACGCCTTTGACTTTATCGTTTCCTGAATAAATGATTCCAAGGCAATTGGGGCCGATAACGCGGAAACCGGCGCTCTTGGCGATGGAAAGGATTTCTGCTTCAAGGTCGCGGTGTTTGTCGACTTCACTAAAGCCGCCCGGAATGATAATAACCGCCCGAATCCCTTTGCGGGCGCACTCCTTAATAACGGGCAAGGTGGCGCCGGCAGGGACGGAGATAACTACCAGGTCCACCGGCGCCTTGATCTTTGGCAGCGATTTGTAAACCGGAAATTTTTTTCCCGCAATTGCAACACTGCCGCCCTTGATGTTCACGCAGTATACATCCTCCCGCTGCATATGAACCAGGTTGCTCGCAATAATGTTGCCGGTCTTTGAGTTGTCAACGGTACTGACACCGACAACCGCAATTCCCGAAGGTTCGAAAAACGGGGCGACGGTCTCACAAGCAGCGATCTTAAGGTCGGCCGGGGACGTTTGGCGTTTTTCAAAACGCGCAAAGCCATCGAGGGCGATAAAGGTGCCGTCCGGTGTAAAGACATACGGATTGATTTCAAATTCGGTGATGACAAATTCGGTTTCAACGGCAAAGTAATTTGAAAAAGAGACCGCCAGGGAACTGAATTTTACGCCCGTATCAATAATTTTGGTGATATAGTCGATTTTGCCCTGGGCGATATACTTTTGTTGGATATGCGTCGACCCCAGCAAGGCCTGGGCCCACTGCCGGTCGATGGGCGCAAGGATTAGATTGGGCGGCGAATAGTATTGGGCAAAATGCTCGGCATCGCTGCCGCCCTTGCTGAAGGAGATGACCGGCCCGAAGGCTTCGCTTTCCCTGAACCCCAACAGGTTTTCATTCCCGAGGTCTTGAGAATAGTTGATGAATTCGACAAACAGGACTCCGGCGACCTGGATGTCTCGGTTTGCAAAGGCGGCCGTCATGCGGTTATAGGAATAGCGGACAAACTCCAGGTCCTTATAGACCATCTGTACCCCGCCGGCCGCCTGCTTGTGGACAAGATCCCGGGCCACCAATTTCATAACGATTTTTTCGCTGCCGAATCTGGAAAGCAGCTCGGCGGTGATCTCTTTTTCGTCCCGGATCAGAAAATAAACCGGCGTATTGAGGCCCAGCACCGACAGGAGGGCATAGACCTCATGTTCATAGAGCGTGCTTCGGTCTTGATTGTGGGCGCCGGCCATAATCTGTTCGATCACCTTCAGGGAGACGTGATCAAGTTGATGGTCCATGGCCAATTCTGGTCGGTCGTTTGTCATTCGGCTGACAGGTCTTTTAGCCCCGAATATTTCATGAAATGTCCGGGTTAGGGTCGTCTTGCTTTACGTGCATAAAAACGAAAAATACTTCGCTGCAGCGCGAGGAACTCGCGCACATACCAATACCACCATTTCCAGGTACTCGGTCCGATCCCGTGATATTCCGCCGGGCTGCAATTCACTTTTGCGCCGCACAGACGAAATAAGATGGCCGATCTTAGCATGTGAAAGCGATCGGTTACGAGCAGTGCGGTTGACCATCCGTTGCGGCGAATCATCCGCGCACAGGCAACGGCACTATCCAGCGTGGTTTTGGCGGTGTCTTCCATGACGATTTTTTCTTGGGGAACACCATGTTCAACCGCGATTCGTTTCATCATTTCAGCTTCGGAGGGCGGGTGTTTACCAATCCCCCCGCTGACGATAAGAACATCGGAAAATCCGCGCTGAAAAAGATCAACAGCATGCAGAATTCGGCGGCGAAGCGCCGGACTGGGTAAGCCTCCTGTCCGGACCTTTGCTCCCAGAACGATAATTACATCGGATTTGTCCGGCGAAAGAGATTTCATCAAAGTTGCAGCCGACATTTCCATGGATCAAAAAAACAGGGAATAGCCGATGGCGCCGATATGGACGTCTAGGCCTCCGTTGGGCTCTTTGATCGAGACGTTCGACATGTGTCTGAATCTATACTCCAAACTAAGGGCGGATCTTTCCGTCAGAAAAAAGGAACAACCGGCACCGATATCATCGAAAAAGATAAACCCGTTGGCCTGATCTTTGGTTTTAACGGTGATAAAATGGGGTCCCACGGCCCCGAAGACATACGCAGACACCTTTTTCGTTACAGGATACCTGTATTTCAGGCCGGCACCGATACCAAATTCTAGATCCGTTTCAGGATTGAAGACCGGGTTGATCTTGGGTTCCAGACAAACGGAAAGCGTGCCGCGATGATTTTCCAGTTGAGGGAAGAAACGCCTGACATCAAAGCCAAAATGCCAGATAAGCGCAACAGGTTCGTAGGAGCCTTCGGCAATGCTCCCGCTTCCATAGCCGACGATAATCGTCGACTCCGTCAGTTTAAATGGAGCCTGGGAGTCGGATTCGGCGCTATCCCCAAAAGCAGACGGCGGAACAAAGAACATAGCAACAGCAGTTAGCAAGAAAATGAATTGTTTAAGTCTCGGTAGCATCATAAACCTAAATCAGGCCTCCTTTTTTTTGACCGGAAACCGGCCGGTTGATCGATACACCCATCCATATACCGCCAGATTCAAGACAACAACCAATACCCCTAAGCTCACTTGATGGCTGGGCCCGAGCCCCACAGGATACAAGACGGGTTCTAAATATCTGGCAATAAATCCTTCTGAATAACCTGGACCCCCGCCTTTAAAACGAAGCCAGTTTTCCAGATACGTCAGGGGACAAATCCAACCGCCAAATGAAATTAACGCGGCCCACAGAGCCGTCGGCAGATGCAGCCAAATGATTTTCGGCCGCCAAAGACACAGCAAGCCGCCGGCTACGGAAAAAATTACAAAGCCAAAGTGCAATAAAATCGAAATATCGGAGAGAAAAGAATACATTTTCTAAATTAAACTGTCTTTCGTCCAGCCAAGTTTGATCAATTCGATTTGATCCAAATTGCTTGTGCCCAAGCCGTGCTTTATATCTGCCGTGCGAATATGCTTTGGAATCGTTTCAAATTTGATTTCATGTCCGAAATATTCCTTTCTTTTGGCCTTGATGATTTCCAGCCCAACAGCATCTACGGCCACCGGATCTTGACCGGCAATGATTCCCTTATAGTTCCAGACATATCTTCTGTCATAATGATGCGGCCCGCGGCCGTGAAATTGCGGGGTCAAGGCACTCAAGATGTTCAGTCGTATCTTATCTTTCACTTCCGGCAGCTTCCATACCAGCGCCAGATCCGCACAGCTGTCCGGATGATATTTCGAGGGAGAAGGAGCGAACATGATTAGATTTTTTATGCAACCGCCGATGCCCGACCAGTAATGGGTTCTTAAAGGGCGCACATTAATAATGGCGGTCGCCCTTTGAAAAACAGGGTTCTCAAGTACACCCCTGTCGTCAATGCTGATATTCTCTTTTTTAACACCTGCATCCAGAACCCTGCGCTCGACAGCACTTTCTAATTCAAAAGGTGTGGGCAGGTAGAACCAGGCATTGCTCTTGATGCCTACGATATCCTCGGGTGTTATCAGTCGCTGGAAAGCCCTTACAGGATCATTTTCGCCCGTCAAGACCATTACGGCGGAATCGAGCATTTGCTGAATGGTTTTTGCATTTGCCTTTGAACTCGCGTCCAGGACGTCATGATCTCTTATCAATACCACCGTGGTCTTTTTTTTCGGTTCTATTTTTAAGCTGACAGCCGCTGCAACGGCAAAACCGGCGGTTGCCCGCATAAAATCCCGTCGTGTAATCGATTTTTCCATATTCTATCAGCTATTCCCTTAGATTCACCCGGGCCATCAAATTCATACCAAAGTCCTTTTGGGTTGCTTCCAGAACTAAAATTAAAAAGTCTCCATCGATTTTTATCAACGTCCAGGTTTTATTTTCCAACCGGACAATTCCTGTTCCTTCGGCTTCGGGCATATAAGACGCTAAAAAGGTACGATAGGCCGTTTTTGCCAGTTCCTTATTTTGATATTGGATGATCAGCACAAAAGCAGAATCGTTATTTTGACTATATTTTCCTAACACACAATCCGTGTGCTTATCCAGCAATAGAATATTGTTTTCTGCGATAAAATACTGTCTGTTCAGAATAGCGTCGGTATGAAAAAATTTTAATCCTTTTCCATCCAATCCCTTGCCCGGCAAGGAGTTCAACAGCGCTGGCTTCAATCCTTCTTTTTCTAGCAAACGATCGACTTCTCTTGCCAGTTGGATCATTGCCGGTTTTGCCTTTTGTTCGTCACCGGTTGTCAGGATTGAAATAAAAAACCGGCCCTTCCAGAATCTTAACAAGTCCCCGCCATATTCCGAATCCTGGCCGATGCCAAGGTCTTCATCTTCACGCTCCACTGAAAAGATGCCGAAGGCATCATTGGAAAGTCCCATGTCGTAAATGTCAAGGATGATCTCGGTATCAGCAGGTCCGGTATATCGTCTGACAAAGACCTCTTGAAAATTATAAGCCAAATAGAGTTCGGCACCACCATCAATATATTCAGAGAGAGTGTTTCGATTGTAGAACTCATCTTTATCCCGCGCTTCCCACGTTTCCACTTGTTTTGGAATAAATTGGCAGAATCCTTTCACATGTATCCGCGCACATGAGTTTAAAGCCAGAAAAATCAAAATGCCGATAAATGGAAACGTTTTCATTGCACTGACCTTTACCATGAATATATAGTATTTATAGGAAATGATAAAGTGAAAAGTCAATAAACACAACAGTATAAAATGATAAAACGATTTCAGCAAGGTTTGTTATGGGTATTTTAAATCTAAGCATATTAACTTTGGGATCTCAAGCTTCAAAATTCCTATGAAAGGATGCTGTCAAGAAGGCAGATAACTTTTGCATGCTAGGGAAGAGTCGGCCCAGCTATATCTGGTGACTCGAATAATTGCTGAAAGGCTTTCGGCGCAGGCGTATTAAAAAAATTGCTTTTAGAGATTTGCAAAGAGTCTTAGTCGGAAGCCATTGCCTTAAGCGGTGCGGCCGTCAGATATTTCACGGTATGAATCAGAGTTTTGATCGAGAACGGCTTTGCAAGGACGGCATCGAAGTCACCGCTTTCGAGCAGCCAGGGAGTTCCGGACATGCCGATTATCGGGGTCGAGGACTTTCCGGAATTGCGGATATGCCGGGCCACTTGATTGCCGTCGATACCGGGCATGCGAATATCGGTGATGACCAGGTCGAAACAGCCGTTGTTAAACATCCGCATTCCTTCCCTGCTGCTGGTTGCGACTTCGACGTTAAAATCGTGACGTGCCAGCGCCATGGTAATCATCAGCACAATCGATTCTTCGTCGTCTATGACCAAAATGTTGTACATAATTTTTCTTATTATATCAATTTGTTATAAACGTCCCCGCGGATCTGTTTATATAAATATCTTATTTTATTCGAATTGTCAATAACATTTTGAATATTCAATGAATTTTAAAAACAGTATGTGAAAATCCTCCTAAAACACCGTCGGTTTTTTTCTTTTTTTGCCGGGCGCGGGTCGGTTCCGCCCAGTCAAAAAAAATCCCGCGGCACGTTGGTGCCCACGGGATTTGTAAGCAAATTGGAGGGAATCTTATTTTTTATCGTCTTTGACCTCTTCGAAGTCGGCATCGACCACCTCTTCTTCAGGGCCGGAAGACTTTGCCTGGGCCGAGCTTTTGGCATCGTCCCGGGCACCGGCCTGGGAAGCCTGCTGATAAATGGCTTCTGCCAGCTTGTGGGAGGCTTGGGTTAACTCCTCGCTCAGGCGCTTGATCTCTTGGGCATTATCACCCTCCATGGCTTTCTTAAGGCTTTGAATGGCCGACTCGACGTTGCTCTTGGTTGCGCTGTCGATTT
The sequence above is drawn from the Candidatus Desulfatibia profunda genome and encodes:
- a CDS encoding DUF362 domain-containing protein gives rise to the protein MEKSITRRDFMRATAGFAVAAAVSLKIEPKKKTTVVLIRDHDVLDASSKANAKTIQQMLDSAVMVLTGENDPVRAFQRLITPEDIVGIKSNAWFYLPTPFELESAVERRVLDAGVKKENISIDDRGVLENPVFQRATAIINVRPLRTHYWSGIGGCIKNLIMFAPSPSKYHPDSCADLALVWKLPEVKDKIRLNILSALTPQFHGRGPHHYDRRYVWNYKGIIAGQDPVAVDAVGLEIIKAKRKEYFGHEIKFETIPKHIRTADIKHGLGTSNLDQIELIKLGWTKDSLI
- a CDS encoding YdcF family protein yields the protein MKSLSPDKSDVIIVLGAKVRTGGLPSPALRRRILHAVDLFQRGFSDVLIVSGGIGKHPPSEAEMMKRIAVEHGVPQEKIVMEDTAKTTLDSAVACARMIRRNGWSTALLVTDRFHMLRSAILFRLCGAKVNCSPAEYHGIGPSTWKWWYWYVREFLALQRSIFRFYARKARRP
- a CDS encoding DUF2784 domain-containing protein encodes the protein MYSFLSDISILLHFGFVIFSVAGGLLCLWRPKIIWLHLPTALWAALISFGGWICPLTYLENWLRFKGGGPGYSEGFIARYLEPVLYPVGLGPSHQVSLGVLVVVLNLAVYGWVYRSTGRFPVKKKEA
- a CDS encoding response regulator, with the protein product MYNILVIDDEESIVLMITMALARHDFNVEVATSSREGMRMFNNGCFDLVITDIRMPGIDGNQVARHIRNSGKSSTPIIGMSGTPWLLESGDFDAVLAKPFSIKTLIHTVKYLTAAPLKAMASD
- a CDS encoding acyloxyacyl hydrolase, coding for MMLPRLKQFIFLLTAVAMFFVPPSAFGDSAESDSQAPFKLTESTIIVGYGSGSIAEGSYEPVALIWHFGFDVRRFFPQLENHRGTLSVCLEPKINPVFNPETDLEFGIGAGLKYRYPVTKKVSAYVFGAVGPHFITVKTKDQANGFIFFDDIGAGCSFFLTERSALSLEYRFRHMSNVSIKEPNGGLDVHIGAIGYSLFF
- a CDS encoding acetate--CoA ligase family protein, with the protein product MDHQLDHVSLKVIEQIMAGAHNQDRSTLYEHEVYALLSVLGLNTPVYFLIRDEKEITAELLSRFGSEKIVMKLVARDLVHKQAAGGVQMVYKDLEFVRYSYNRMTAAFANRDIQVAGVLFVEFINYSQDLGNENLLGFRESEAFGPVISFSKGGSDAEHFAQYYSPPNLILAPIDRQWAQALLGSTHIQQKYIAQGKIDYITKIIDTGVKFSSLAVSFSNYFAVETEFVITEFEINPYVFTPDGTFIALDGFARFEKRQTSPADLKIAACETVAPFFEPSGIAVVGVSTVDNSKTGNIIASNLVHMQREDVYCVNIKGGSVAIAGKKFPVYKSLPKIKAPVDLVVISVPAGATLPVIKECARKGIRAVIIIPGGFSEVDKHRDLEAEILSIAKSAGFRVIGPNCLGIIYSGNDKVKGVNTFFTPQEKFAVKLGKNNNVAILSQSGALGIVEIENLQHAISPKVIVSYGNQLDVDPCDLVNFFLNDPMVDVIGCYIEGFNKYAGRKFFNIAGQSKKPIVVYKAGRTAAGRKATESHTASIAGEYAVAKAAMKQAGLIVADSMIDHGDFIKTFALLNDFAVTGNRVAVIANAGYEITYAADNLGELEIASFDAKTVRALQKILPPMAKADPLLDLTPMADDKTFAKCMEIVLKSDSVDALFVSIVPHSALIHTTDAEIDRHKNNIAARIVNIVHKYKKPTAVSVNVVSGADAVYNKLGKTLDSGGIPTFLTAKRAMLCLNAFIRYWLLRKSDTFSEWLK